In the genome of Pseudoliparis swirei isolate HS2019 ecotype Mariana Trench chromosome 3, NWPU_hadal_v1, whole genome shotgun sequence, one region contains:
- the LOC130191668 gene encoding uncharacterized protein LOC130191668 isoform X2, which yields MFYKKECHPVFMTAGGLIIACTVLLTSTLLLMCTVCRLSRRIKMLSANGDLISTSEYWMGTAKRSKSEPETNANEAAVLMADIGQTQEAVGDGAAKEEAAKAKEDGRMGEEDKMEVGDTAQSGEAPATPAVGNASSSTPQEEASDAQA from the coding sequence ATGTTTTACAAAAAGGAATGTCATCCAGTGTTCATGACGGCCGGCGGACTGATCATCGCCTGCACTGTCCTGCTGACGTCTACCCTGCTGCTGATGTGTACAGTGTGCCGGTTGAGCAGACGCATCAAGATGCTGAGCGCCAACGGCGACCTGATCAGCACCTCCGAATACTGGATGGGAACCGCCAAGAGGAGCAAAAGCGAGCCGGAGACCAACGCCAATGAGGCCGCCGTGTTAATGGCCGACATCGGTCAAACACAGGAGGCCGTGGGAGACGGAGCCGCCAAGGAAGAGGCGGCGAAGGCAAAGGAGGACGGACGAAtgggagaggaggacaagatGGAGGTGGGAGACACGGCTCAGAGCGGGGAAGCTCCCGCGACGCCCGCTGTGGGGAATGCATCCTCTTCAACGCCGCAAGAGGAGGCCTCTGATGCCCAGGCCTGA
- the LOC130191702 gene encoding oligodendrocyte-myelin glycoprotein-like codes for MRSRRVLPQLSPNEALLELLLVLLLGPHVFAVCPSMCSCGRSHREVDCSWRGLRQLPDGLQHNARSLNLSHNRLHNLDGQLTAYTHLRLLDLSHNRLSHLPAGLPRSLWQLHVASNRLQLLDKNDTVHQWNLRLLDLSDNKLERAVFINNTLTNLCTLNLSHNHFWTLPTNMPVHLENIDLSHNLLVKMLPGSLDQLLRLTHFYLHANRLSTLPFGVFDKMSSLRVITLGDNPWACHLDADITYLLSWTQHTPARVLGCPCHTQPVCGGVRPGRTGGWHFGSHNLQPLAAGAQDMSSMAPEASITAWWHVSGSAPHPPEEAPTTQHQLLAATLIGPPTQRPRSTGTRLTMNPLYAAADHMVHTESADSLHASGASSFPATSFVAETPILVDMTLATEQIFTTESPSIQTRKTTTLRTRSVRRKNQSVPSGISNGGPAPTTRSSHLYLHTLGLLSLVMQRVL; via the exons ATGAGAAG CAGGCGTGTGCTACCTCAGCTGTCCCCGAACGAGGCCCTTCTGGAGCTCCTGCTCGTGTTGCTGCTGGGGCCACATGTCTTCGCCGTGTGCCCCTCCATGTGCTCCTGCGGCCGCAGCCACAGGGAGGTTGACTGCTCGTGGAGGGGCCTGAGGCAGCTTCCCGACGGTCTGCAGCACAACGCGCGCTCCCTCAACTTGTCCCACAACCGACTTCACAACCTGGACGGCCAGCTGACCGCCTACACCCACCTCCGCCTCCTGGACTTGTCTCACAACCGGCTGAGCCACCTGCCCGCCGGCTTGCCCCGCTCCCTCTGGCAGCTGCACGTCGCCTCCAACCGCCTCCAGCTGCTGGACAAGAACGACACGGTCCACCAGTGGAACCTGCGGCTGCTTGACCTCTCCGACAACAAGCTGGAGCGGGCCGTCTTCATCAACAACACGCTGACCAACCTGTGCACGCTCAACCTGAGCCACAATCACTTCTGGACTTTGCCCACCAACATGCCCGTGCACCTGGAGAACATCGACCTGTCCCACAACTTGCTCGTGAAGATGCTGCCGGGATCTCTGGACCAGCTCCTCCGACTAACTCACTTCTATCTGCACGCCAACCGCTTATCCACGCTGCCGTTTGGAGTTTTTGACAAGATGTCCTCTCTTCGGGTCATCACTCTGGGTGACAACCCATGGGCCTGTCACCTCGATGCCGACATCACCTACTTACTGTCCTGGACGCAGCATACGCCTGCCCGCGTCCTGGGCTGCCCCTGCCACACCCAGCCTGTCTGCGGAGGGGTGCGCCCTGGCAGGACTGGAGGGTGGCACTTTGGCTCCCACAATCTGCAGCCCCTTGCAGCGGGTGCCCAGGATATGAGCTCCATGGCCCCTGAGGCCAGCATCACCGCCTGGTGGCACGTCTCTGGTTCCGCCCCGCACCCCCCCGAAGAAGCCCCGACCACGCAGCACCAACTCCTCGCGGCCACACTCATCGGCCCCCCAACCCAGCGACCCAGAAGCACGGGCACACGGCTCACTATGAATCCCCTTTATGCCGCCGCGGACCACATGGTCCACACCGAGTCCGCTGACTCACTCCACGCCAGTGGTGCGTCCTCTTTTCCTGCCACGAGCTTCGTTGCTGAAACCCCCATCTTGGTTGACATGACGCTGGCCACAGAGCAGATCTTTACAACGGAGAGCCCCTCCATCCAGACGAGGAAGACAACCACTCTTCGCACCAGGAGCGTGAGGAGGAAGAATCAGTCCGTTCCCAGCGGCATCAGCAACGGCGGCCCGGCTCCGACGACCCGCTCCTCGCACCTGTACCTACACACCCTCGGGCTTCTGTCCCTCGTGATGCAACGAGTCCTGTGA
- the LOC130191668 gene encoding uncharacterized protein LOC130191668 isoform X1, which produces MNGPLFLFYCIEILAALLCGAQNVASTANLTNSQDPAATGQKNYSQSNADAISSTSQALTPTDPTRVASGAPSTVAPPAVSQDSNSHGLSLSPSPQPTTTTTAAAAASPIYMFYKKECHPVFMTAGGLIIACTVLLTSTLLLMCTVCRLSRRIKMLSANGDLISTSEYWMGTAKRSKSEPETNANEAAVLMADIGQTQEAVGDGAAKEEAAKAKEDGRMGEEDKMEVGDTAQSGEAPATPAVGNASSSTPQEEASDAQA; this is translated from the coding sequence ATGAATGGCCCTCTCTTCCTGTTCTACTGCATAGAAATCCTGGCTGCACTATTGTGTGGAGCTCAGAATGTCGCTTCTACTGCCAATTTGACGAACAGTCAGGATCCTGCCGCAACTGGACAAAAAAACTATTCACAATCAAACGCAGACGCCATTTCATCAACTTCCCAAGCATTGACCCCGACTGATCCCACCCGTGTTGCCAGCGGCGCGCCTTCCACTGTGGCACCTCCAGCCGTCTCCCAGGACTCCAATAGTCACGGCCTTTCCCTTTCACCTAGCCCAcagcccaccaccaccaccaccgccgccgccgccgcctcaccTATCTATATGTTTTACAAAAAGGAATGTCATCCAGTGTTCATGACGGCCGGCGGACTGATCATCGCCTGCACTGTCCTGCTGACGTCTACCCTGCTGCTGATGTGTACAGTGTGCCGGTTGAGCAGACGCATCAAGATGCTGAGCGCCAACGGCGACCTGATCAGCACCTCCGAATACTGGATGGGAACCGCCAAGAGGAGCAAAAGCGAGCCGGAGACCAACGCCAATGAGGCCGCCGTGTTAATGGCCGACATCGGTCAAACACAGGAGGCCGTGGGAGACGGAGCCGCCAAGGAAGAGGCGGCGAAGGCAAAGGAGGACGGACGAAtgggagaggaggacaagatGGAGGTGGGAGACACGGCTCAGAGCGGGGAAGCTCCCGCGACGCCCGCTGTGGGGAATGCATCCTCTTCAACGCCGCAAGAGGAGGCCTCTGATGCCCAGGCCTGA